The Streptomyces sp. NBC_00659 genomic interval GGGTCCACTCCTGCGGCGCGTACGCCGCCGCCTACGTCACCCGGGGGTTCAACGGCTTCGCGCCGCTGCCGTACACCTGCGTCGGAGGCCCGGCTCCGGACGGAGGAGGCGCATGACCGACACCCGGATCCGGCTGTTTCGGGAGGAGGACTGGGACGAGGTGGTCGCGCTGGAGGAACGCGCCTACGCCGCGAGCGGCCTGTCCGAAGGGCGGGAGGCGCTCCGTTCCCGGCACCGAGCCTCGCCCTCGACCTGCTTCGTACTGGAGCACGCGGGTGGCTTCGGAGGCTATCTGCTCGCATTGCCGTACCCGCTGTTCCGCTGCCCGGACCTGAGCCTGGCCGAGGAAGGCGCGGCACAGGAGAGCAACGGGGGAAGCAACCTGCACACCCACGACCTGGCGATCGTCGAGCGGGCGCGCGGCCGGGGTCTGGCCCGCCGGATGCAGCGGCATCTGGAGGAGACCGGGCGGGCGGCCCGCTACCGGACCCTTTCTCTGGTCGCCGTGCGCGGCTCCGAGGCGCTGTGGTCCCGGCTGGGTTACCGTGCCCGGCCCGAGACCGGGCTGCCCGCGAGCTACGGTGCCGAGGCGGTCTACATGGCGAAGCCGCTGGAACCCGCTGTTACCGGTTCGACCCTCGGATCCTCTCCCGGAGCCGAAGTGGGCTGATGCGGACGTCCTCCGTGTCCGACGAGTTCCGCCGCTCTCAACTGGCGGTCAAGGCACTGTCCTTCGTCCTCGGGTTCCAGCACGCCACCTGGGTTTTTGGACACTTGCCGAGTCGCGAACGCGTTCATCCTGCCCGGACGGGCCGGCCGCAGCAGCACAACTGATCAAAATGCCGGGGTAATCGCCGGTCTCGGCAGCGGTACCGCCGACGCCACCGCGACCATCAAGCTCGCGCAGGTCCCCCGCGGCCTGTGCCGGCAGGTGTGGCGCTCGACGGCAACGGCGCCTGGCCCGCCCCCCTCACCTCGGACGACGTCGTGCCTGCGACCGCTTCGGCCACAGGCACGGGCGCGGTCAAGGATCCGCTCTGCGCCCCGGAGGAGCAGAGGCCGTGCTCGTCAGTAGCGCCAGCGGACGGCCTCGATGACGTCCGTATCCGTGTGCATCGCGAACAGCTCCGCCTCCGCCCGCCGGACGGCCAGCACGGCCTCGTACAACTCGGGACCGAGGGCCTGCCGCAGCAGTGCGGACTTCTCGTAGGCGTCGATCGCCTCCGGCAGGCTCGCCGGGAGGCGCTCGGCCGCGCCGAGGGAGGCGGGGTCGCTCGGGGTCTCGGGCGGGAGGGGCAGGCCGGCGTCCAGGCCGGCGAGTCCGGCGGCCAGCACGCCGCCGATCTCCAGGTACGGGTTGGCGGCGGCGTCGAAGCACTTGAACTCGGCATTGGCCTGTCCGGCGGCGGAGCCGGTGATCAGGCGCAGCGCCGCCTCACGGTTCTCCAGACCCCAGCAGCGGTAGGCCCCGGCAAAGCGGGAGGGGACCAGCCGCAGGTAGGAGGCGACGCTGGGCGCGCCGAGGGTGAGCAGGGCGGGCAGCTCGGCCAGTACGCCCGCGAAGAACTGCTCGGCGTCGGGGTGCAGCCCGTGGCGGCCGGGGCCGCCGTGCCCGAGGTTCCGGCCCTCTCGCCAGAGGCTGAGATGCAGGTGGCCGCCGTTGCCGACCGAGCCCTCGGTGAAGACGGGCGCGTACGAGACCCGCAGGCCGTGCCGGGCGGAGACGGCCCGGATGGTGTGGCGCACCAGCATCGTGGTGTCGGCCGCCTCGACCGGTCCCTCGGCGGCGACCGAGACCTCGAACTGCCCGGCGGCGTACTCGGGGTGGAGCTGGAGTACGGCCAACCCCTGGGCGGTGAGGGCGCGCAGCACCTCCCGCAGGTAGTCGGAGTGCTCGATGAAACGGGTCATCCCGTACGCGGGCCCGACCGTCGCGGGGGCCTCGGACGGGTCGGCCACCACCCACTCGACCTCGATCCCGGCTCGCACCGACAGCCCGCGCCGCTCGACGGCCTCGGTGACCTGGCGGGCGAACCGGCGCTGGCAGCCGGGGTGCGGGGTGCCGTCCTGGGTGTAGCGGTCGGCCGGGGCCCAGGCCCAGCCGGGCTGGGCGGCGAGCGGCGTGAGCCGGTCGAGGTCGGGGACGAGCCGCAGGTCGCCCACCGGGCCGGTACCGGAAGGCGCAGTGGTGATGGAGTCGTCGACCAGGGCGACGTCGAAGCAGGGTACGGCGCCGACGCCGTACTCGGC includes:
- a CDS encoding glutamine synthetase family protein; its protein translation is MATTYPRAERAAQARAAEAQLAADGIDGVVFGWVDNAGLTRVKSVPLAQLEHAAEYGVGAVPCFDVALVDDSITTAPSGTGPVGDLRLVPDLDRLTPLAAQPGWAWAPADRYTQDGTPHPGCQRRFARQVTEAVERRGLSVRAGIEVEWVVADPSEAPATVGPAYGMTRFIEHSDYLREVLRALTAQGLAVLQLHPEYAAGQFEVSVAAEGPVEAADTTMLVRHTIRAVSARHGLRVSYAPVFTEGSVGNGGHLHLSLWREGRNLGHGGPGRHGLHPDAEQFFAGVLAELPALLTLGAPSVASYLRLVPSRFAGAYRCWGLENREAALRLITGSAAGQANAEFKCFDAAANPYLEIGGVLAAGLAGLDAGLPLPPETPSDPASLGAAERLPASLPEAIDAYEKSALLRQALGPELYEAVLAVRRAEAELFAMHTDTDVIEAVRWRY
- a CDS encoding GNAT family N-acetyltransferase, producing the protein MTDTRIRLFREEDWDEVVALEERAYAASGLSEGREALRSRHRASPSTCFVLEHAGGFGGYLLALPYPLFRCPDLSLAEEGAAQESNGGSNLHTHDLAIVERARGRGLARRMQRHLEETGRAARYRTLSLVAVRGSEALWSRLGYRARPETGLPASYGAEAVYMAKPLEPAVTGSTLGSSPGAEVG